The following coding sequences are from one Methanococcoides orientis window:
- a CDS encoding MBL fold metallo-hydrolase → MKITLLGTGDAPGTPIIGCDCRTCTDARNGGKSNRTRFSVLVESDEGRVLIDTSPDMRQQMLNKGIRHIDGVIWTHGHYDHYTGFGEFHRVQSHVDVYGVTETLDYILDYVSFLRPRRHDVHPGETFDLIGLEFTLFEVNHPPVERAIGVMICEGEKKVVISGDTDNNIPENSLELIMEPDLFIVDAIIPDDVGFHVKKHMDAKEALEMAENIRAKEVVMTHLSHYFKPHNEASETYPLGYDGMEFTF, encoded by the coding sequence ATGAAGATAACACTCCTTGGAACAGGTGATGCGCCCGGCACACCCATTATCGGTTGCGATTGTCGTACATGCACGGATGCCCGCAACGGAGGTAAAAGTAACCGCACACGTTTTTCAGTCCTTGTGGAATCCGATGAAGGCAGAGTTCTTATTGATACAAGCCCGGACATGAGACAACAGATGCTCAACAAGGGGATCCGGCATATTGACGGAGTCATCTGGACACATGGCCATTATGACCATTACACCGGTTTTGGTGAGTTCCACCGTGTTCAGAGCCATGTGGATGTCTACGGAGTGACCGAAACACTGGACTACATACTTGATTATGTCTCATTTTTAAGACCAAGAAGGCATGACGTCCATCCCGGCGAAACTTTTGATCTCATAGGACTTGAATTCACACTATTCGAAGTGAATCACCCACCTGTGGAAAGAGCCATAGGTGTGATGATATGCGAAGGTGAAAAAAAGGTTGTCATCAGTGGTGATACTGATAATAACATACCGGAGAATAGCCTTGAACTTATTATGGAACCCGACCTGTTCATAGTGGATGCCATTATACCCGATGATGTAGGATTCCATGTAAAGAAGCACATGGATGCAAAAGAAGCATTGGAAATGGCTGAAAATATCAGGGCAAAGGAGGTCGTTATGACACACCTGAGCCATTATTTTAAACCTCACAACGAGGCATCCGAAACATACCCGTTAGGATATGACGGAATGGAATTTACATTCTGA
- the uppS gene encoding polyprenyl diphosphate synthase, with amino-acid sequence MIRTLYERYLLDQVNNSPEQIPEHITIILSGSDLLDQKGEDNFRSFITWCKKLGIATISAYIDVLDTKEEIQVEMTSMLTTGMQEMLRSLTDDVGFFIYDENGNLKEKREGTSLTVHISVGFGGRAEITKAINSILSDVKNGKIQPEEIDENVIESHLLVQEEPDLIIRAGGKHLSDFLLWQSAYSELYFTDVNWHDLRKIDLLRVIRDFQKRQRRFGK; translated from the coding sequence ATGATAAGAACCCTATATGAAAGATATCTGCTCGACCAGGTGAACAATTCACCAGAGCAGATACCAGAACATATAACAATAATACTCTCAGGGTCCGACCTGCTTGATCAGAAAGGTGAAGATAACTTCAGGTCTTTTATAACATGGTGTAAAAAGCTTGGCATCGCTACCATCAGCGCTTACATTGATGTACTGGATACAAAAGAAGAGATTCAGGTCGAGATGACATCCATGCTTACGACAGGCATGCAGGAAATGTTAAGATCACTTACAGATGATGTGGGATTTTTCATATACGATGAGAACGGAAACCTCAAAGAAAAACGTGAAGGAACTTCGCTCACGGTTCACATTTCAGTGGGATTCGGAGGAAGAGCGGAGATCACAAAAGCCATCAATTCGATCCTTTCAGATGTGAAGAATGGAAAAATACAACCAGAAGAGATCGATGAGAATGTCATTGAGAGTCACCTTCTGGTTCAGGAAGAGCCCGACCTGATCATACGTGCCGGTGGCAAGCACCTATCTGATTTCCTGCTCTGGCAATCCGCATACTCTGAGCTTTATTTTACAGATGTCAACTGGCATGACCTAAGGAAAATAGACCTGTTAAGAGTTATACGGGATTTCCAGAAGAGGCAGCGTCGCTTCGGGAAATGA
- a CDS encoding DUF5817 domain-containing protein, with translation MPVYSVIVCPKCRRSAQLIEQKGAKTTRCQRCGATLQTRKLRIFHTTDVLEDAIAVRTNLQAKILGEGYDTMSDGHTFSTFTSDPTEEDTSLKFQTRDHKAKLNRMKNSTHPAETDGTAIHTSATHTPATKRPKKKDPARTILSILEKAQSEMQRTELQDHARRQELDEENFERTLEKLLQKGDIYFPKKGYVRVVP, from the coding sequence ATGCCAGTTTATTCGGTCATAGTGTGTCCAAAGTGCAGAAGATCTGCACAGCTGATAGAGCAGAAAGGAGCAAAGACAACAAGATGCCAGCGATGCGGAGCTACATTGCAGACAAGGAAATTGCGGATATTCCACACAACAGATGTCCTTGAAGATGCCATTGCAGTACGCACTAATCTGCAGGCAAAGATACTTGGGGAAGGATATGACACAATGTCGGACGGGCACACGTTCTCAACTTTTACATCCGACCCCACAGAAGAGGACACGAGCTTGAAGTTCCAGACAAGGGACCACAAAGCCAAACTCAACAGGATGAAAAATTCCACACATCCAGCTGAAACAGACGGTACTGCCATTCACACGTCTGCAACACATACACCTGCCACAAAACGACCTAAAAAGAAGGACCCTGCAAGGACAATATTATCCATCCTTGAAAAAGCACAGAGTGAAATGCAGAGGACCGAACTTCAAGACCATGCGCGCAGGCAGGAACTTGATGAGGAGAACTTTGAAAGAACGCTGGAAAAACTGCTTCAGAAGGGAGACATCTATTTCCCAAAAAAAGGATATGTTCGAGTTGTCCCATGA
- a CDS encoding DUF5803 family protein, with the protein MNKQIITVVLLFALAIMASGCIDELVPVDEEVAPADLSMYELEVFNDPAEDGGFVNTTTFYLTDNGSANVVHMIVNASVIEVIPLEDMLNPNKEAISNIVILAGSSNDTEPSFETFEGLSTSSVEDMPVFNYTMDDEVLRGQKHIYIRFNESITGIVAYSLATPGGQDFMYVPAHDSVVRFVLPEGYTTGNPFVGKVSPDPEDIYFDDLNREVLVWYNLRATPGSFTEMARDFLKVEVSDEDFPYKPIIIKFYQESAPRMLLIGTSILGAGVLIVLGNYLSTRRKLRKTRELIEEDFDQKRKN; encoded by the coding sequence ATGAATAAACAAATTATAACAGTAGTACTTCTCTTTGCCCTTGCGATAATGGCATCAGGCTGCATCGATGAGCTTGTGCCTGTGGACGAAGAAGTGGCACCAGCTGACCTTTCCATGTATGAGCTGGAGGTCTTTAACGATCCTGCAGAAGATGGTGGGTTTGTTAATACGACTACGTTCTATCTTACAGATAACGGGTCTGCAAATGTTGTTCATATGATAGTGAACGCTTCTGTTATTGAAGTCATACCTCTGGAAGATATGCTGAACCCGAACAAGGAAGCGATCTCAAATATTGTGATCCTTGCAGGTAGCTCAAATGACACGGAACCGTCCTTTGAAACATTTGAGGGACTTTCAACATCTTCAGTAGAGGATATGCCGGTTTTTAATTACACTATGGATGATGAGGTCCTTCGTGGGCAAAAACACATCTACATAAGGTTCAATGAGAGCATCACAGGTATTGTGGCCTATAGTCTGGCAACTCCCGGTGGGCAGGATTTCATGTATGTCCCGGCCCATGATTCTGTTGTGAGGTTTGTTTTGCCGGAAGGATATACTACCGGAAATCCCTTTGTGGGAAAAGTGAGCCCTGATCCTGAAGATATATACTTCGATGATCTCAACAGGGAAGTTCTTGTGTGGTATAATCTGCGTGCAACGCCCGGTTCATTTACAGAAATGGCAAGGGATTTCCTGAAAGTTGAGGTCTCTGATGAAGACTTTCCATATAAACCAATAATCATCAAGTTCTATCAGGAATCTGCTCCACGTATGCTTCTGATAGGCACAAGTATTCTTGGTGCAGGCGTGCTTATAGTCCTCGGAAACTACCTTTCAACAAGACGAAAACTTCGGAAAACGCGTGAATTGATCGAAGAAGACTTTGATCAGAAAAGGAAAAATTGA
- the thsA gene encoding thermosome subunit alpha, with product MYQCYLGGLNILPNGSQSIRGKDAQSINILAGKAVANSVRTTLGPKGMDKMLVDSMGDIVITNDGATILKEMDIQHPAAKMIVEVSKTQDDEVGDGTTSAAILSGELLAKAEELIDKGVHPTIISEGYRHAAKKCREILETITIDVTPEDTDALMKIAATAITGKGAEAYKDKLSKLTVDAVKYVVEEEDGSLVVDTDNIKVEKRAGGSITDSDLVEGLVIDKERSHPNMPEMVENAKILLVTCPIEFRKTEMDAEIKITSPDQMQMFLDQEEKMMREMAEKVINSGANVVFCQKGIDDMAQYYIEKAGIYAVRRVKKSDLKRLSKVTGGTLIQDLDEIVPGDTGTADLVEEKEVRGAKMTYVTGCQNNKAVTVLLHGGTDHVVAELEHAMHDAIRVVGVVIEDGKVVVGGSSPEIELSLRLSEYASTLKGREQLAVSKFAEALEVIPQTLAENAGLDPIDILVELRSQHEQGNKNAGLNVYTGDVVDMWENDVIEPLRIKTQAINAATEATVMILRIDDLVASSGGAGTPGPTPGIPDIDLDMDAAY from the coding sequence ATTTATCAATGCTATTTAGGAGGGCTAAATATCTTACCAAATGGAAGTCAAAGTATCCGCGGAAAGGATGCTCAGAGTATCAATATCCTTGCAGGAAAGGCCGTTGCAAATTCAGTTCGTACAACACTTGGTCCAAAGGGAATGGACAAGATGCTTGTGGACTCTATGGGAGACATCGTCATAACCAACGATGGAGCTACCATTCTGAAAGAAATGGACATTCAGCACCCAGCAGCTAAGATGATCGTCGAAGTGTCCAAGACACAGGATGATGAAGTCGGGGACGGAACAACTTCCGCAGCTATCCTTTCAGGTGAGCTGCTCGCAAAGGCAGAAGAGCTTATTGACAAAGGCGTTCACCCAACTATTATATCTGAAGGTTACAGGCATGCTGCAAAGAAATGCCGTGAGATCCTTGAGACCATCACAATTGACGTAACTCCTGAAGACACAGATGCTCTCATGAAGATCGCAGCAACTGCTATTACAGGCAAGGGTGCTGAGGCATACAAGGACAAACTCTCCAAGCTTACTGTTGATGCAGTTAAATACGTAGTCGAAGAGGAAGATGGTTCCTTAGTGGTCGACACTGACAATATCAAGGTCGAAAAGCGTGCAGGTGGCAGTATCACAGATTCTGACCTTGTGGAGGGTCTTGTTATCGACAAGGAACGCTCCCATCCAAACATGCCTGAAATGGTCGAGAATGCAAAGATCCTTCTCGTAACCTGCCCTATCGAGTTCAGAAAGACCGAAATGGATGCAGAGATCAAGATCACCTCACCTGACCAGATGCAGATGTTCCTGGACCAGGAAGAGAAAATGATGAGGGAGATGGCTGAGAAGGTAATCAACAGCGGTGCAAATGTTGTATTCTGCCAGAAAGGTATCGATGATATGGCACAGTACTACATCGAGAAAGCTGGAATTTACGCTGTAAGAAGGGTAAAGAAGAGCGACCTTAAGAGGCTCAGCAAGGTTACCGGCGGCACACTTATCCAAGACCTCGATGAGATCGTACCTGGGGACACAGGAACTGCAGACCTTGTAGAGGAAAAGGAAGTCAGAGGTGCAAAGATGACCTATGTGACCGGATGCCAGAACAACAAGGCAGTAACAGTACTCCTTCACGGTGGAACCGATCATGTAGTAGCTGAACTTGAGCACGCAATGCACGATGCTATTCGTGTAGTCGGAGTTGTTATTGAAGATGGTAAGGTCGTAGTGGGTGGAAGTTCACCTGAGATCGAACTCTCATTAAGGCTCAGTGAGTACGCATCCACTCTTAAGGGAAGGGAGCAGCTTGCAGTCAGCAAATTTGCCGAAGCTCTTGAGGTCATTCCACAGACACTTGCAGAGAATGCAGGTCTTGACCCGATCGACATATTGGTCGAACTACGTTCCCAGCACGAGCAGGGCAACAAGAACGCAGGTCTGAATGTCTACACCGGCGATGTTGTCGATATGTGGGAAAACGATGTAATTGAACCAC
- the rimI gene encoding ribosomal protein S18-alanine N-acetyltransferase — protein MIRVATRSDIPSIVEIENLSFDAPWSSSVFRSYADYPGFIVLESEGVILGYAVLVVIKRAAHLASIATHPKYRRMGVATALLEGCILLAKENSYSLIRLEVREKNNDAQKFYLSNGFEMKGVIPNYYPDDNAIIMELDLEC, from the coding sequence ATGATACGGGTAGCTACAAGATCGGATATTCCTTCGATCGTAGAGATCGAGAATCTTTCCTTTGACGCTCCATGGTCTTCAAGTGTGTTCCGGTCCTACGCAGATTATCCCGGTTTTATTGTCCTGGAGTCTGAAGGTGTTATTCTTGGATATGCTGTTCTTGTGGTCATTAAAAGGGCTGCACATCTGGCAAGTATTGCAACCCATCCAAAGTATCGAAGAATGGGGGTCGCAACGGCTCTTCTCGAAGGGTGTATACTTCTTGCAAAGGAGAATTCGTATTCTCTCATCCGTCTGGAGGTAAGGGAGAAGAACAATGATGCTCAGAAATTCTATCTTTCGAACGGGTTTGAGATGAAAGGGGTCATTCCAAATTACTATCCGGATGACAATGCCATTATAATGGAGTTGGATCTGGAATGTTGA
- a CDS encoding ATP-binding protein: MSDTTTLDIVELLLTAEIYNKYPEMDVNDLPKEIRKNYWSRAQKGVPKPISVSRKDIKKLFGIEEIKGQVFTLPFLDIDELTSKIKFTSFDVAADWFQKQETASQRIDQNPALAYYFEEKKNVTGASYAKARAATRPKEVDREWIESLISEISEEETGEDMLKLVHIMAPEDIVQPMRYLVLSEEQKEEVEKIVKAIEYRDYLKRIGLYDIGKVLLVGPPGTGKTSVAKAMSERLSIPFVEVKLSMITDQYLGETAKNIDRVFALAKRLSPCILFIDEFDFVAKTRASDEHAALKRAVNTLLKAIDEISLTNDGVLLMAATNHPRMLDSAAWRRFDEIMDFPLPDEKMRKEILDIVTMEIEGEFNTKEIAPLTKGYSGSDLRMVIRESVLNALVEERTSINQQDLTEAVNRFNKRAHIKSDEYVVNTGGF; this comes from the coding sequence ATGTCCGACACGACAACCCTTGACATTGTAGAACTTCTATTGACAGCAGAAATATACAACAAGTATCCGGAAATGGATGTTAATGATCTTCCAAAGGAAATCAGAAAGAACTACTGGAGCCGTGCGCAAAAAGGCGTCCCAAAGCCCATCAGCGTTTCCCGAAAGGACATAAAAAAACTCTTTGGGATAGAAGAGATAAAGGGACAGGTATTCACCCTTCCTTTTTTGGATATCGATGAGCTCACCTCAAAGATAAAATTCACATCCTTTGATGTTGCTGCTGACTGGTTCCAGAAGCAGGAGACTGCTTCTCAAAGGATCGATCAGAATCCGGCACTTGCATACTATTTTGAAGAAAAGAAGAATGTGACTGGAGCCAGCTATGCGAAAGCACGTGCTGCAACAAGACCTAAAGAGGTCGACAGGGAATGGATCGAGTCCCTTATCAGTGAGATCTCCGAAGAAGAGACTGGAGAAGACATGCTTAAACTGGTGCACATTATGGCCCCGGAGGACATTGTTCAACCTATGAGATACCTTGTTCTTTCAGAAGAGCAGAAAGAAGAGGTCGAAAAAATAGTAAAGGCCATTGAGTACAGAGATTATCTCAAACGCATCGGCCTGTATGATATCGGAAAGGTGCTCCTTGTAGGACCACCTGGAACCGGTAAGACCTCTGTGGCAAAAGCGATGTCAGAGCGCCTTTCAATACCATTCGTGGAAGTCAAGCTTTCCATGATAACAGACCAGTACCTCGGGGAAACAGCAAAGAACATCGACAGGGTATTCGCACTTGCCAAGCGCTTAAGCCCATGCATACTCTTCATAGATGAATTCGATTTCGTCGCCAAAACAAGGGCATCAGATGAACATGCAGCTTTAAAGAGAGCCGTCAACACGCTTCTCAAGGCCATTGATGAGATCAGCCTGACCAATGATGGTGTCCTTCTGATGGCCGCTACGAACCATCCCAGGATGCTGGACTCTGCAGCATGGAGAAGGTTCGACGAGATAATGGACTTCCCGCTTCCTGACGAGAAAATGAGAAAAGAGATCCTCGACATTGTAACCATGGAAATAGAAGGTGAGTTCAACACGAAAGAAATTGCACCGCTCACCAAAGGATACTCTGGTTCAGATCTGCGCATGGTAATCCGCGAAAGTGTGCTCAATGCCCTAGTTGAAGAGCGTACCAGCATAAATCAGCAGGACCTCACAGAAGCGGTGAACAGGTTCAACAAGCGCGCCCACATAAAATCCGATGAATATGTTGTCAATACCGGGGGTTTCTAA
- a CDS encoding redox-regulated ATPase YchF codes for MSMTIGLAGKPNAGKSTFFKAATLADVEIANYPFTTINANRGVTYARVECPCTQKDKRCGNCQDGIRFVPIEMIDVAGLVPDAHMGRGLGNAFLDELRQAQAIIHVIDAAGATDIEGNPVDIGEHDPLEDVDFLNREITMWMTGILKRNWEKLSRKIKAEGLKMSEVISDQLMGAGVNESQAHEALLCCDMPGECTQWTDEEMVKLCDAIRAISKPTMIAANKIDIAPEENAKNLNDLDLIVVPTSAAAELALRSAAKNEIINYLPGDDDFEIVSENINDAQKKGLDSLKDLMDKIGTGGGGIQECINRAVFDLLDLIVVYPVEDEGKWSDKNDRMLPDAFLMKKGSTAHDLAYRVHSDIGDRFLYAVDGKTKMRLGEKHELEDGDVVKIVSTAK; via the coding sequence ATGTCAATGACCATAGGCCTTGCAGGAAAACCAAATGCAGGAAAATCAACTTTTTTCAAGGCAGCTACCCTTGCAGATGTGGAGATCGCGAACTATCCGTTCACCACGATCAATGCTAACAGGGGTGTAACATACGCAAGGGTGGAGTGCCCATGTACGCAGAAAGATAAGCGATGTGGCAACTGCCAGGATGGGATCCGGTTCGTACCGATTGAAATGATCGATGTAGCCGGCCTTGTGCCTGATGCACACATGGGCCGTGGTCTGGGGAACGCTTTCCTTGATGAGCTCAGGCAGGCACAGGCAATAATTCACGTAATTGATGCAGCCGGAGCCACGGACATAGAAGGGAACCCGGTGGACATCGGGGAGCACGACCCTCTTGAGGACGTGGATTTCCTCAACCGTGAGATCACCATGTGGATGACTGGTATTCTCAAACGTAACTGGGAAAAGCTGTCACGGAAGATCAAAGCAGAGGGACTCAAAATGTCAGAAGTCATATCTGATCAGCTAATGGGTGCCGGAGTTAATGAATCACAGGCACACGAAGCACTTCTTTGCTGCGACATGCCAGGTGAATGCACTCAATGGACAGATGAGGAAATGGTCAAGCTTTGTGATGCCATCCGTGCCATCAGCAAACCCACAATGATAGCTGCCAACAAGATCGATATCGCACCTGAGGAAAACGCCAAGAACCTCAATGATCTCGACCTTATAGTAGTACCCACCAGTGCTGCTGCAGAGCTTGCATTAAGATCAGCTGCAAAGAATGAGATCATAAACTACCTCCCAGGAGATGATGACTTCGAGATAGTCTCCGAGAACATAAATGATGCACAGAAAAAAGGCCTGGACAGCCTCAAGGACCTCATGGACAAGATCGGAACCGGCGGAGGCGGCATACAGGAGTGCATCAACAGGGCGGTCTTTGACCTTCTCGACCTGATCGTAGTATACCCGGTAGAAGATGAAGGAAAATGGTCTGACAAGAACGACAGGATGTTGCCTGACGCGTTCCTCATGAAGAAAGGGTCCACAGCCCACGACCTTGCCTACCGTGTACATAGTGATATCGGGGACAGATTCCTTTATGCAGTGGACGGGAAAACAAAAATGAGACTTGGAGAAAAACACGAACTTGAAGATGGCGATGTTGTCAAGATCGTCTCTACAGCTAAATGA